The Kryptolebias marmoratus isolate JLee-2015 linkage group LG9, ASM164957v2, whole genome shotgun sequence nucleotide sequence AAGATGTGACAGGAAAGAGCCCCTCTGTCGGATCGGAACATGAAAGTCTGGGTTGAAAATCTGGCCTTGATGACGTCACAGTGATGTCAAACcatcaacattaataaagatgaaCTTGGTGTCTCTGCTTCCGAGTGTTGTTCGAAATTGAAGCCAAGATGTCACTTTTTTGGGGGAGTGGGTTgtgtcattttgtatttttggagctaGCGCCTGCACAGTCTGGACATGGAGCTGAACCATCGATATGACAGTCCGGCCTACACACCCTCCCATCCTGCTATCAGGCTGTCAATCACACTACTGCATGCTACTTTACTTTAAACCtcaaaaaactaattaaaacttaacatgagaaataaaaacaatgcatatATGAAAATACAGCAGCAGGTTAAGGCCTGAAAACAGTTACCTGAGGTGTCTTATAACATTTTAgttaggaaaatgtcccattcttTTACATGAAAAGCCGGGACTTTAAAAATTGGTATCGCGGCCGGCCACCAGAGGGTGCTCATCCTTTCTGCCTTCATTTTCCAGCTTCAGGTCCTGTGTCTAGTTAGAATGCACCTTGATGTCCAAAAAACTGAATGAGAGGAATTTGAACGATGCTGATGTTTGCCTCGCAGAGAGAATTCAGTCAAACACAACCGATTCTGAAGCTTTGCTCGGTTTCTGCGTGCTCCCATTACGGGGCTTTGAATTAACGCACGCCTGCCTTTATGGGAAAACTTCTACATTGCCACCCTCTGTGTCCTCATTTCGTCAGTCCCTGGGAAACAGTAACTAAGTCGACGTTTCCATAAAACGTctcagttaaatatttaaaagcatttaagaCTCAACGCTCCCCTGTGTACAAtaggttgcaaaagtattcacgcCTGGGTAATCCTGCTATGCAGCTGCTTCACAACCTGGAATTTCAATTTGACTCTAACTAAGTGATGCCTTTTAATGTCTAACCACTTTTGTGTTGTATGTTTTCATTCACTGAGATAAGATGTGTGTCTTACCTCCACACAGGAACTTCTGTTGGGTTGTGTAACATGTGgtttctcaaaaaataaaaggatttaaCTATCAGACTAATTTCTACAATTTCACAAGTTATCAATAGCCTCTAGTcttgtctgaaaacaaaacaggaaacatgtcaTTTCAAAATATGGCATTTATGCAGATTATAGCTTTGCAACCCTGCACATTCAAGTTTGAactgagaagtgaaacatcttcaacaacaagaaaaaaagcccaGTTGCCCTTTTATTCAACTGCTTTTATTCAAGCCCCTGAATGACTGAGGATCTACATAAACAAGATAGAAAAACAACTAATCCGAGCAGAACATACTCCTCTCACGAACAAATTGAGAAGTAAAAGGAGACGCTGTGATTTCCTTTCACTCCTGAAAGGCGTTTTAAAACCCTGTGGTGCAGATTCGGAGTTCACCTTTATGTTATATctggtgcagaaaataaaataaaatttaaaaatacacacattttccTAGGTTTGAATGGTAAAAATGGGAGCGTGACATTATGAGGCAGGTCAGGGATGAACCCCGGTCTGAGTGTTTGCGCTGATGATGTTTTGGAGCTAGCGCCTGCACAGTCTGGACATGGAGCTGAACCATCGATATGACAGTCCGGCCTACACACCCTCCCATCCTGCTATCAGGCTGTCAATCACACTACTGCATGCTACTTTACTTTAAACCtcaaaaaactaattaaaacttaacatgagaaataaaaacaatgcatatATGAAAATACAGCAGCAGGTTAAGGCCTGAAAACAGTTACCTGAGGTGTCTTATAACATTTTAgttaggaaaatgtcccattcttTTACATGAAAAGCCGGGACTTTAAAAATTGGTATCGCGGCCGGCCACCAGAGGGTGCTCATCCTTTCTGCCTTCATTTTCCAGCTTCAGGTCCTGTGTCTAGTTAGAATGCACCTTGATGTCCAAAAAACTGAATGAGAGGAATTTGAACGATGCTGATGTTTGCCTCGCAGAGAGAATTCAGTCAAACACAACCGATTCTGAAGCTTTGCTCGGTTTCTGCGTGCTCCCATTACGGGGCTTTGAATTAACGCACGCCTGCCTTTATGGGAAAACTTCTACATTGCCACCCTCTGTGTCCTCATTTCGTCAGTCCCTGGGAAACAGTAACTAAGTCGACGTTTCCATAAAACGTctcagttaaatatttaaaagcatttaagaCTCAACGCTCCCCTGTGTACAAtaggttgcaaaagtattcacgcCTGGGTAATCCTGCTATGCAGCTGCTTCACAACCTGGAATTTCAATTTGACTCTAACTAAGTGATGCCTTTTAATGTCTAACCACTTTTGTGTTGTATGTTTTCATTCACTGAGATAAGATGTGTGTCTTACCTCCACACAGGAACTTCTGTTGGGTTGTGTAACATGTGgtttctcaaaaaataaaaggatttaaCTATCAGACTAATTTCTACAATTTCACAAGTTATCAATAGCCTCTAGTcttgtctgaaaacaaaacaggaaacatgtcaTTTCAAAATATGGCATTTATGCAGATTATAGCTTTGCAACCCTGCACATTCAAGTTTGAactgagaagtgaaacatcttcaacaacaagaaaaaaagcccaGTTGCCCTTTTATTCAACTGCTTTTATTCAAGCCCCTGAATGACTGAGGATCTACATAAACAAGATAGAAAAACAACTAATCCGAGCAGAACATACTCCTCTCACGAACAAATTGAGAAGTAAAAGGAGACGCTGTGATTTCCTTTCACTCCTGAAAGGCGTTTTAAAACCCTGTGGTGCAGATTCGGAGTTCACCTTTATGTTATATctggtgcagaaaataaaataaaatttaaaaatacacacattttccTAGGTTTGAATGGTAAAAATGGGAGCGTGACATTATGAGGCAGGTCAGGGATGAACCCCGGTNCTCTTGTACATCCTTCCCACCCCCGTGGAGTGCAGCCAGTCTCGCAGATAAACAAGACAAGAGGAACACAAACAGTTCGAGACAGCCACAGATACGTTATTATTAGAGGCTTGCCAGAAAACATCTGCTTCATTCGTGAGCCACGCCGAGATCCTCAGGTCCGTGAAGTAGGTGACATTTGACCCCCCGCCCCAcaaaccccacacacacagccagGTTCCTAACCCAAAATGTGACCACGTACCTGCTGACAAAGCTGTCGTTTTGTCCTCTTTTGTCctctatttttttatgcatgaggaaataaaaattataaaaaaaataaaaaaaacggagTGTGACGTTCTTTCCACAACAATTGCTCAtccacattcacacacacacacacacacacacatagtggGTATCTCTGCTGACGACAGAACATAATTCAAATCACTTCCTCGTAAAAGGTCATCTTCATTCATTTTCCCAGAAatccccaccccacacacacggacacacggacacacgcacacacatgttatgtctctctatctttgcagggactttccattgacttccattcatttctaaagcctaactacagcctaaccccaacccttaccctaaccctaaccctaaccattaccagtacatacctaaccctaaaccaaacctaaactcaattcacaccttagtcctaaacctaacccctaacccaaaaacataatttctcctcggggggaccaggctttggtccccacgaggagcagttggtcctcacaaggtagtatatgttaggaaaattgtccccacaatgtatcaaatacatggccacgcacacacacacacacacactccctgaAACGCTAACTTCTCCACACAGGTGGGCGTGCAGTCCTTGACCAAAACGATGTGAGTGGATGACTCCGGGGAGTCCGACGGAGGCTGCAAATGTGTGGGATGACAGAAAAGCATTtgctcaagttttaaaaaaaagaaaagaaaatagcaaCAAAGCAACTACTTCAGAGTTAGATTATTCACCGCTGAGACAAAACGGTGCTtgctaaaaactgctgggttaaaaacaatcCAACCTGAGACCCTGCTCTGGGTCAAATGTGTCGAAGTCAACTCAGTTTAACTCACTTTGGTTGGGTTAGTAGTTTGACCCAGCATACTAGTTTTGGTTTTTGACCCTTAAAATTGGGTCAAATTGACAAATCTGTTAAATTAGAGTTACTAAAACAGgaggtgtcaaactcagttacacagggggccaaaattaaaaacttggtcctCTCCAAGGGATAATCTCAATCAATATTtactaaaaaatacataaacaaaccctggttttagatgtaatatgtcaaatcattcataaagaaatatcaaataccttctcccagttttatgttttatagaatttagagcaaacatactttaatgaacaaagaaaaagagtgaACGTAAAAGGACACATCATTGGCATTCATTCTTTTATGCTTTCTTGTTAATTTTTCTCTATTAGAACAGCTAAAAGCAATCAGCAAAAATCTGATCATACAGctgctaacatttaactttgaaacaagaagaaaatacaaaaaaaagacatcacaCACTGAAGCAGACTCGCTGTTACTCTGATGcacattaactcaagtcagatacTTGATATAGTTTCTTGGCTGCAAATTCATCAAGAATAGTTGGATCTGTCCCATCAGGTGTTTCCACGTCAAAATcaaaagattactgagaaattaagaCTTGTTTTCTTGGCTTAAAAGTCACTGTcacaaaaagattaaatagGTTCAGTTTTATAAGCAAAATGACAAGCAACAGAGACTGGATCTGTCACAGACTGGAGGGCCAGATGTGATAAAGTTTCAATGTTATTTTGGGgaccaaataaaatattaccAAGGGCCAAATCTGCCccgcaggccttgagtttgacacatgtgccAGGACCAACTCAAAACGCTGCGAGACATCTACCATCTGTCCCTGTTTAGAGATGATAaatgaaacaagtaaaactatacacatatatatatatatgtatgtatgtatgtatgtatgtatgtatgtatgtatgtatgtatgtatgtatgtatgtatgtatgtatgtatgtatgtatgtatgtatgtatgtatgtatgtatgtatgtatgtatgtatgtatgtatgtatgtatgtatgtatgtatgtatgtatgtataagTAACTGTCTGATTACCTCTGATGCCCCAGTTgagaagctgtgtgtgttttctcgaCGCCCTTAATGAGTCAGAGAGCTGATCAGAGGAGACGGGATGAATGGACGGATCAGTAAAGGTGTTGCAGCTCAGCAACATCACAGCAACGACAGGATGAGAGGGAGGAGGCACACAAACGGATGGAGAGAGACCCACCGCAGCTCAGATCTGAAACTTTCAGCCTGATCAATAACGTGTTTccttcagtttcctccccaACACTCACATCACCGAGCTTTATCGACAGATCGCACGCACATCTCACAGGTCCTGGATCATTATCTGCCCCTCGGCGTTCAAATGAAGAGAGGAGGCTTTAAACAGCTGATGAaagggaggagaagaaaaaggatGTGAATGAAAGAGAAGCTGGgcgacttttttttaatattttcaattctttgaagtttatttttacgACTTGAGGGCCAAGGGGTGATAATGTTTCAGCttgtgtctgttgtgttagcaaaatattttgggatttaaaaaaaaaatgaaactctcatgcacgtctacaactcattaacatttggagtcaacccacgtcaagatggctgcctcggctaatcgacattagctgACAGAAATGGTCCTAACCCTGTTCATTTGTTAGCtaatgagctgaaatttaacgtggcagtagctgagagtcgtccccaacacatactctgagcaacattgtgcaacatcatttctgcaaacattaactgctggagtcaacactgtgtctgttagcaaaatatctctggaACCACTtgacaggttttattgaaactctcagaaagtgatcactggatgtaagATGGTCATCTAACCAACCTTAGCcgacacaaacatggctgtagctcagttagatttacagatattgagctaaggttgtgtgtggtagtagctgagagtcatccacaacacatactctgagcaacaaacacattttgagaGAGATCTTGCGATATAACATGAGATCACAAGGTTCAATCAAATCGGCTCTAACTCTGTCCCTTCATCATCAGatcatcttagtctaaaactctgaaatgtggcgggcgacatgcattccttcaaggaacgcaaGGCCTGTAATTTCATTAAGAAATCATCTGTGTTTTAAGCAGAAAAGAATACGAACAGTGATCAATCAGGTCTATCGCAGCAACTGTAAGACGacgctgccatctagtggcggAAAGGCGCAACAGCGCCCAGCACACAGAGATGATCCACAAAATGGAGCCCGGTGCTCGGCCATGACAATGCAGGTCAGACAGGCCGCGTGTGCTGCACACAAAAGCGGAACAAAGATCTGAAACGAGCGTGGGGCCGTGGAAAACCCACACTGTGATTCACGGTTCACAGAGCAGCCGGGCGAACGGTCCGCCGCGCCTCTCAAATCCCCAAAAAGGTGCTCCTTTCTCCCTGAAAAACCACTTTCACTTTACAAGGCCGCACCGTGCAAAAAATGAGGCGCAGGCTggagaggacacacacacacacaccacaccacCCCTGTGAGCTCTGCAGGCCGGTGCACGTCACCGAAAAACACACTCCACTCCACTCGCAAGGGTCCCCCCGAAACGTGGATCGGCCTTTACCGATGGTCAAATATGCCGGCGACCCTTTGGCTTCGGGCTCCAGGAGGGAGGCTGAATGTGGGTCAGCGGCGCTCACGCACGAGTTCACCGGGAGTTTAATGTGAGGGGAGGCAGAACGCAGGGACCTTATGGGATCTTTCTGAGAAGATCGGGACGGCTGACCCTAAAGGCCCCTGCGTCCGTCGGGTCCTCTGCCGGAGCGTTTTAGCTACAAGAAGCCAAATTTCTCCTCTAATTACCAGGAAATCTTGAACCTCTGGCTGTCTACACCTCTGTGAGGGATGTTTGACACAGACTTAGATCAGGAGGGGATGTTTAGTTCTCTAGTTTGAGTGGTTTCATGACCACACAAAGCCCATTCAACAGGGAAGTCTGCAGTGGAACTAGTCAGAGGTCACAGTGAAGCTCTGATTATGGATTTTAAGAGTCAAAGCTgcattttattatgaaattatCAAAGCTTCAACGAACGACCGCTGCCCCGTTGGCGCGGGGGCCTCAACTCGGCCTTAAGAATCAAAACCGGAGACGCAGGATTCGAGGAAAATTCCCaggacttgtttttattaagagaATTTCAGAACATAAGAGAGGGACCAGACACCTGCATTTATTAGAGAAGGATTCCAAAttccaccttaaaaaaaaaagaaaaaaaaaaaacaagagacaggTCCTGATTCTCATCCATCTCCTCATTAGTGTCTAATTGGCATACAGTAGTAAACACAACAACACGCTGGGAGCATTTCTCTGTCCCAttcgggtgtgtgtgtgtgcacgtgtttaGCTAAAGATTACACTTTCATCAGCTGATTCagatttcctctttttttttattaactctgACCTGCTCATTCTAGTTTTGTCCAATAACTATTTTCCCCTAAAAACTGTAACCAACAGCTCAGActaaattgtatttttcaatTTCTGATCgaatcaaattattttagtgtttcatcgcaaaacatttaaaatgcttaaaCTTTTTATTCCCAAAATGCGAGCACAATgttggattttgtttattatgttttgaaaaatacccccgttttcatgtcAGTCGTATTtagttgtatttatccgccacacctttaaaagccggtccgtgaaaatactgtctgataatgaactggTCCGTAGAGCTAAAAAGGTTTGGGACCGCGGCTGTAGAGGACAGTCTGTTCTCTCTGCTTTGGCCAATCTAATATCATCATATTGCCCACCGCTGGTAAATTGGGCGCAGGNNNNNNNNNNNNNNNNNNNNNNNNNNNNNNNNNNNNNNNNNNNNNNNNNNNNNNNNNNNNNNNNNNNNNNNNNNNNNNNNNNNNNNNNNNNNNNNNNNNNNNNNNNNNNNNNNNNNNNNNNNNNNNNNNNNNNNNNNNNNNNNNNNNNNNNNNNNNNNNNNNNNNNNNNNNNNNNNNNNNNNNNNNNNNNNNNNNNNNNNNNNNNNNNNNNNNNNNNNNNNNNNNNNNNNNNNNNNNNNNNNNNNNNNNNNNNNNNNNNNNNNNNNNNNNNNNNNNNNNNNNNNNNNNNNNNNNNNNNNNNNNNNNNNNNNNNNNNNNNNNNNNNNNNNNNNNNNNNNNNNNNNNNNNNNNNNNNNNNNNNNNGGGGGGGGTCTGAAGGAGGGTGGctgtagaggaggaggagggttttGGGCAGTGGTGCTACTCGGACTTGGCCTCCTCCTTGGTCTCCTCGGGGGCTGCCTCCACCTGTGGATTCAAgcggaaaaagaagaagaagaagaagaaggatctttaattttctgcgctttctttttcgttttttttgGTGATTATTATTGGGTGTCTCGCCGCCGGCTCACCTCGTTGGTTTTGGCCTCTCCGTTCTCAGAGTGGTTCTCCTCGTTGGCCTCTGCCTCGGCGTTCTCCTTCGCCTTCTTGGTCTTCTTGTCCTCCTTCTTGTCGTTCACAGCCTTTTCTTTCTAtttagtcaaaaaaaacaaacaaacaggaaacttaAGAGTTTTACGGGCCGATCGCTCCAACACAAACCCGCATCGCTCTCGGGCTCCGACCTCCTACCTTCGCCGCCTTCTTCACCTTTGGTTCTGGCTTGGGAGGGGCCGGTTTCTgagggaaagaaaaggagaacaTCACCttcttattttcaaataaagctTTCCTTGTATATCAATAAGTCCATTTCTCGAGTTGGGATGCCTTGACAGGTCAAGACACCTGTAAGGGCCCCGTTTCTCTTCGTGTCAAAGTTTGAACCGCCTTTTAGGAGAGTCGGAacaatttaagtcacattttaaGAACTTTTAATTCGGTCAGGCACAGGCAACGCAAGCAGGAAACGCTTTTTGAAGTTTCTATTGATTGTAGCTGCCAGTTTTAGTTGCGGGGCGGGCCGTTCTGCCGTCTGAGCCACTCCAAGTTTGTTTTAAGACCATCTACctgcatttaaacacatttaatcacTTTAAAGGACTCTGTGTGTTCGTTAATGAACTAAAAGTTGGTTTTAGGGTCATTTCGATAAAGCAACACATTTAGTGGTTTGGTGTTGTTATAATTCAAGTTGtatagtttaattttattatctaaagacaaaacaatgatTACTACCTGCATTTAAGTAGTTTAAAGGACTTTAAGTGTTCATTAATTTCCTATAAGTTGTTTTAAGGTTAtcttgactgtttttttatgtaaaataacacatttagttgttttaattcTAGTTAAGTAGTTTAATTTCCTTGCCTGCAGGTGAAGCAGTCATAATTACCCGtgcttaaactttttttttctgtaaatgtgtgtgtttgtttctgtaatcaGTGGGTGCAcaagtgtgtgttttatcttACCGCCGATAACCGGGCCGATCTCCTCTGGGGCTGAAACAGAACAGACACTCGTCATAAGGATTTCGCTCGATTCGGGAAAGATTCAGTGAGCAttaaacatgtgtgtgtgtgtgtgaaaagttAGGAAGTCTCacctcctccttttctcctccttctgttccctgtgactgaaaacacaaaacaacatcaggtgagaaaataacaataaaggGGTTCGTACGCCCGGCGGGCGGCAGCCGGGTGCTTCGCCCTCACGTTCTGATCAGGCGCGGGCGCTCGGGGAAGACTTTCCGGAGTCGGGCGAAATCGTGCTTGCGCCTCGAACGCAGGTGGATTATTCGGGCTGGAGGCCTGAAATGCTCGGCTCAGGGTCTGGATCCAGGGGCAGCTCAGCCATGCGGGGCCCCTGGGCCACATTCTTGGGGTCCAGGGCCCCGCTctgcccccctcctcttcctcccctgaAAGCATGGAGGCTCAGATTTGAACGCTTGGCGCGGGAGACTCTCAGAAGGGGGAGGGACCTGGCGcgcgggggggtgggggggcctCGCGCGCGCCCCCACGCGGCGGAGCGCCGCCACCGCAGCCATTTTGGGTCTAcgaacaaagacagaaaatatctAATTTTGCCGAAACGCCGCAGCCAATGTCCGCTTTCGCGGTCAAAACGCAAAGTAGAGGCACCGGGGCATTTTGTGGCGCCGCTTCGAGCCGGTTCGGCGGCCGAACGGCGGTAAGCGAGCCGATTGTTCTCGGTAGGTCGGGGCGACGAAGGTTGGACAAGAGCTGCAAAGCATGGCTGCTGCTTGTGCTTTAACTGCATGGAGACCGAGGGAGACTTCTGACTCTCTCAAAAGGACAGCAGCTCGCGCACAAAAACCGCCTTTTTTAGGCCCTGCGCGAGCAGGAAAATATTAAttccaacacacaaaaaatgtacataatATCTAGAAGGCAGGCAAAAATCACCAGCGACTAAAAGCGTTTATACGCTGCGTTATAATTAAGTAATGTCTCAGAGGGATGTCTTCCCAATCGTTTGCATTGGATTAACTGCCGCTTTCTGCCTcggaatatttttattatttccagaaTACGTACCTTTCTCTTGGGCATGTTGATCTCTTGGAGGTTTTCTTACAAACGCgactaaaagctgtttttctcaGTGGGTTCAGTGCATGTGAAGACGAGTGTCTCCCCTTATGCTCGGCAGTGTAGTAAACACACTGGAACAGAGAGGAGAGTGGTTGAATGGGGGGAGGGGTGCGGCTAAACGGATGATTGATGGGCGCCCGGGCCAATCGGGTGGCGCCATTCGGGGCTGCAGAACACTCGGAATTTTGGAGCCGGTGATGTTCTGGGCTCGAATGGCTCCTTCTTGCAGGCGAGGAGACGGGAGGAAAGCCTGCAAGAATGGAGAGGCTTGGCGCGGAGGCTGGGACGGAGGGCGGAGGCCGCACGGGGAAGCCTGGAGGCTCGCTTTGCTCGGGCCCCGGCGACAGGCGAGCCGAGCCCCGGCGTACAAAAGCCGCGcatcccccctcctcctcctcctcctcctctccgctAGATTAGTGGCGCTCGGCGGGGAGAAATTTCACCATAAATCTGCTCCAATATGGCGCCCACTCCTCCAccacacattcttttttttgtgtcagtcGGCTTTTCCTAAATTCGTTTcaggattataaaaaaaaaaaaaaagagcccagCTCCCCCTGCAGCAGAGGCCTGCAGGGGGCCCACAGAGCCTGTCTAATGAGAAGTGGCTTTGCTCATACACAAAGAGGagcaagaagaaaagaaggggaggaaaaaggaaaaaaaaaaaggaatcacaGCAgattcttccctttttttttttttttttcaa carries:
- the LOC108238001 gene encoding non-histone chromosomal protein HMG-14A, which codes for MPKRKSQGTEGGEKEEPQRRSARLSAKPAPPKPEPKVKKAAKKEKAVNDKKEDKKTKKAKENAEAEANEENHSENGEAKTNEVEAAPEETKEEAKSE